AAAACCTCTACATTAATTTCACAGGTACTCTACAACCTAATTGCTAACTGTAACGATCTCAACTAACTTTGTTACAACGGGTGCGCTAAAACTTTTCTAATGCTGGCTTACTCACTCGCTTCTGAACACCACTGACTGCGACTGCGCCCACTTGGTGCGCTCCAACCGCCGCGCAGGCAGTCTGAGTCAGCCAGCAAGGAGGACATTGAATGTCGATAACATCAGAAAAGCACTTGCCCGAATCAGTAGCGGCCTGGCTTGATCCAGAAATGGACTCGGTTAAAGGTACAGAGACGCCTAAAGATCCCAATAAAGGCTATATCGCCCTGCTTGGCTGGAGCATTAATGCTATCAAAGCGGCGCAAAAATTTGACCGCCGTTATATCGTGATTGCTCCGGAGTGGGCTGCGGATTTTTGTACCGCCAATAACATCCCATTTATCCCTTGGGATTTTATCCGGTTGAATGATCGGTCCATGGAAATCGCCGTGAGGTTGAAGGAAGAAGGCGTCGATATCGCCATTCCGCTGTTTGAAGAAACCGTTGAGTGGTCCGGTGCCATCAACTCGGTTCTCCTCGACAGCCCTCGCATGTTTGGTCAATCCATTCTGTTCCGTGACAAGGCCTTGATGAAGCGTCGCGCGCAGCTTGGTGGTATCCGTGTGGGTATCTTCGAAGAGGCGCACGAGAAAGAAGACATCGTTCGCTTTATGAAGCGCGTTAACCAAACGCTGCTCAAACTTGATGGCGACCCGAACGACCCGATTCACGTGAAGGCGTTCGACAAAGCCGGCTGTCTCGGTCACCGAATGATCCGCACGCTCGAAGAAATCGACAACATTCCGGACGAAGAATATCCCTTACTGATGGAAAGCCATCTGGATGGTTGGGAGTTCGCCGTTGAGGCCTGGATTCATGATGGTAAAATCCAGTTCCTGAACATTTCCGAATACGTAACGTTGGGTTATTCGGTATTCGTACCGGCAACGGCAGAACTTGAAAGCTGGCGTAATGCGATCACCAAACAGATCGAGCTGTTGATTAAAACGTTTGATATCAAGTTTGGCTTGATTCACCCCGAGTACTTCGTCACCGCTGATGGTGAGATGTACTTTGGCGAGGTGGCCTATCGCCCACCCGGGTTTAAAGCGTTTGAACTGATCGAAAAAGCCTACGGCTTCAATGCCTATCAGGCATCCATGCTAGTGTTCGATCCGAAAAGCACTAAAGAGGAAGTAGCGGCCTTCTTCCCCAAAGAAGTGGTCGATGCGAAGGGTTACGCAGGCTGCTTTGGTGTCTATCCGCGCCGTCGCGTTGTCAGCAAACTGGAAATGCCTACAGAGTGCGTTGATCACCCCTATTTCGAGTCACATGAGCTGGTCGCGCCGACGGAAGAGACGGTGCCTGACCGGGCTGCTTTCGGCACGCACTGGGGCTTAGTCTTCTTCTTTGGTGACGACCCCATCAAGATGCGCGATCTGCTAAAAGCGCAAGAGGACCTCGACTTCTACGTGTAGAGAGTCGTTGAAGCGAGGTCGCTGAAGCTGGCCCGTTGAAACAGCACGCGCCTCTATGGACGCGCTATTAGCATCAGAAAGCGATGCTGATAGCGCGTATTTTTTTGCCAGCATGGCGTAATCGCCCTATAACTCCTACGTTGTTTTAAGGGCGAGGTTTTAAGGGCGAGTTTGAAAGGCCGGTTTTGAAAACAGGGCTGCAAAACAGAGTCGCAAAGATAGCTATAAAGACAGCTATAAAGACAGTTATAAAGACAGTCGTAAAGACACAGGGAGCTACAACAATGGATGCACTGGCGCGAAAGCTGGGCCTTAAGACAGATTCCACCATATTTTTCACATCGGCCGGGATCATGATCCTGTTTTTAGTGGCGCTGTTGATTGCGCCTGACCCCATAGGAGCAGCCTTCGGCGCCGGGCGTGAATGGATCGTTACTAATCTTGGCTGGTTCTTTATTTTAGGGGTAACAACCTGGGTGGCGTTTCTGCTGTGGGTGGCTTTCAGCCGTTACGGTGCGATCCGCCTAGGCGGCAATGATGCGAAGCCTGCCTATACCAACGCTTCCTGGTTCGCCATGCTGTTCGCTGGCGGTATCGGCACGGTGCTGATGTTCTGGGGCGTAGCCGAGCCGATTTCCCACTTCGCAACACCTCCGCGCACGGGTGTCGAACCCTTCTCAGCGACAGCCGCCGCCGATGCCATGAGCTTTTCGATTTATCACCTGGGACTACATACCTGGGCGATTTTCGCCATGCCGGGGCTAGCGTTCGCATACTTTATCTATCGCTACAACCTGCCAATGCGTTTCAGCTCGGTCTTCTATCCTTTTTTAGGTGAGCGTATTTACGGCCCTATTGGCAAATCTCTCGATATCTTTGCCATTCTCGGCACGCTCTTTGGCGTAGCCGTCTCT
This DNA window, taken from Vreelandella profundi, encodes the following:
- a CDS encoding ATP-grasp domain-containing protein; the protein is MDSVKGTETPKDPNKGYIALLGWSINAIKAAQKFDRRYIVIAPEWAADFCTANNIPFIPWDFIRLNDRSMEIAVRLKEEGVDIAIPLFEETVEWSGAINSVLLDSPRMFGQSILFRDKALMKRRAQLGGIRVGIFEEAHEKEDIVRFMKRVNQTLLKLDGDPNDPIHVKAFDKAGCLGHRMIRTLEEIDNIPDEEYPLLMESHLDGWEFAVEAWIHDGKIQFLNISEYVTLGYSVFVPATAELESWRNAITKQIELLIKTFDIKFGLIHPEYFVTADGEMYFGEVAYRPPGFKAFELIEKAYGFNAYQASMLVFDPKSTKEEVAAFFPKEVVDAKGYAGCFGVYPRRRVVSKLEMPTECVDHPYFESHELVAPTEETVPDRAAFGTHWGLVFFFGDDPIKMRDLLKAQEDLDFYV